The Melospiza georgiana isolate bMelGeo1 chromosome 32, bMelGeo1.pri, whole genome shotgun sequence nucleotide sequence CATAGATAACCCCAAATCCCATGAATGACCCCAAAGCCCATAAAACAATCCCATAAATACCCTGGGACACATGGGCACTGACCCTTGTGCAACAATCACAAAATCCACAAATTACCCCAAATCCCATAAAAGATCCTATAAATCTCCTGGCACCCACTGGCACCTCCCCCTGTGCCCTGATTCTTATCTCAAAATCCCACAAATGAGCCCAATCCCATAAATGATTCCAAATCCCACAAAACAATCCCATAAATCCCATGaatgaccccaaatcccacgaACAACCCCAATCCCACGAATTAACCCCAAATCCCACTAAtaaccccaaatcccattaaATAACCCCAAATCCCACTAATAACCCCAATCCCACGaatgatcccaaatcccatgaACAACCCAAATCCCACGAACGACCCCAAATCCCACGAacgaccccaaatcccacaaacaaccccaaatcccacgaatgaccccaaatcccacaaacaaccccaaatcccacgaatgaccccaaatcccacaaatAAACCCAAATCTTACGaatgaccccaaatcccacgaACAACCCAAATCCCACGAAATAACCCCAAATCCCACGAAATAACCTCAAATCCCACTAATAACCCCAATCCCACTAATAATCCCACTAATAACCCCAACCCCACGAATGACCCCAATCCCACGaatgaccccaaatcccatgaACAACCCAAATCTCACGaatgaccccaaatcccacgaatgaccccaaatcccacgaACAACCCAAATCCCATGAataaccccaaatcccacaaacGACCCAAATGCCACGAAATAACCCCAAATGCCACGAAATAACCCCAATCCCACGAATAATCCCACTAATAACCCCAATCCCACGaatgatcccaaatcccacaaacaaccccaaatcccacgaatgaccccaaatcccacaaacAACCCAAATCCCACGaatgaccccaaatcccatgaACAACCCAAAACCCACGaatgaccccaaatcccacgaACAACCCAAAACCCACGaatgaccccaaatcccacgaATAAACCCAAATCTCACGAATGACCCCAAATCTCACGaatgaccccaaatcccatgaatgaccccaaatcccacgaACAACCCAAATCCCACGAAATAACCCCAAATCCCACTAATAACCCCAATCCCACGAATAATCCCACTAATAACCCCAATCCCACGaatgatcccaaatcccacgAATGACCCCAATCCCACGaatgaccccaaatcccacgaatgaccccaaatcccatgaatgaccccaaatcccatgaatgaccccaaatcccacaaacAACCCAAATCCCACGaatgaccccaaatcccacgaatgaccccaaatcccacgaACGATCCCAGTCCAATCAAGCAATCCCCTGGCACTCACGGGCACTGCCCCCTGCGTTGCCCCCTGCGCTCCAGCCCCACTCTTTTTGGGGCCAGGGGCCTCTCCCCCCTTGGCTTTGCGCTTGTCCCGTTTGCGCTCCCGGTCCCGATCCCGCTCCCGCTCCACGAACGTTCCCTTCATCTTGGCGATGATGTCCGAGTCCGTCTTGGCGTACTGGATCCGCTGGGACGGCACATTCCCAGGATTGGGGCATTTGGGGGATTTCAGAGCATTCGGGGCATCTctgggagggattttggggttttcccaGGGGTGCTCAGATTTGGGGCTTTCCAAGGGATTTCTGGAGGTTCCAAAGAGGATTTGGGGTTGTTccatgggattttggggtggttcCAGAAGATTTGGGATCAGTccagggggttttgggggtgttcccgaggattttggggggatcTGGGGAGGAATTGGGGCTTTCTGAGGGATTTGAGACTTTCTCAAGTATTTGGGGGAGTTCCAAGAAAGATTTTGGGTTTTTCAAGGAACTCTGGGAAGTTCTAGAAAGAGTTTTGCAAATTTCAGaggaatttgggggaatttaGAGGGGATTTGGGTGACTTCCaagagggattttggggttttccacGGGATTTTCAGGAATTctgtggcatttggggaggTTCCAGACGGGTACGGGTTCCAGGGTACGGGGGGGTTCCAAGAGCAATTAGGAACATTTTTGAGGAATTTTGGGAAGTTCAAGAAGGAATTTTGGGAGAATTCAGAGGAATTTGGGAGGTGCCAacagggattttgggatttccaagggggattttggggttttctgagGGATTTTCAAGGGTTCTGAGGGATTTGGGAGAGATTCAAGGAGGGATTCAGGGAGTTtctgagggattttggggggttctGAGGGGTTTTAGGGAATTTCAAGAGGGAATTTGGAAGAATTTGAAGAGGTTTCGTGGGGGGTTGGGGTTTTCCAAGGGATTTTCAGGGGTTGTGAGGGATTTGGGAAGGTTCCAGAAAGTATTTTGGGATTTTCAGATGGCGTTTGGGGAGCTCCAAGAGGAATCTGGGAGTATTTCAGGAGTCCTAGCAGGGATCTAGGAATTTCTGAGAGATTTTGAGAGAATTCAGAAAGATTTAGGAGGGATTTGGGAGTTTCTGAGGAATTTAGAGATTTTGGAGGACCTCCaagagggatttgggggtttcCAACAGATTTTTGGGGCTTCCAGGTTGAATTTGCAGTTTCACCACAGGTTTGCCATAGAAGTGAAAGcgttgggaattcctggctggatTTCAGGGGGTTTCCAgtaattttggggtttctcccaTGATTTGGTTCTCACTGGGTTTGGCCGTAGCAGAGGAAGCTTTGGGGCAGGTCCTGGCTTGATTTTAGGTGCATTCCTAGTGggatttggtttttgtttggttttttttttggtttttttttttttttttgtgggattttggggatatTTGAGGCTggatttaattttcaattttttccccccaagaattctggttttttcccccaaaatctgCGGATTTTTCCCATAATTTGAGCATTTCTCCCCAGAATTGTCTCTCACCAGAAACTTGCCATAAAATTGGAAGCTTTGGGGTGGTCTGGTTGAATTTTGGGGATATCTGATGctgcattttggggtttttttcccccaggaatTCAGGATTTTCCTCAGAATTCCAGGATTTTTTCACAAAATGTCAAAATTTTCCCTCAGGTTTGGCTATCACCATGCACTTGTCATAGAAGGGGAAGCCTTATGGTGGTCAGGGTGAATTTGGAGGATTACAGGTTGGATTTTGGGAATACATGAGGCCAGATTCtggcattttttcccccagaattcCAGTTTTTCCCTAGaatgtcagatttttttcatcaaGTTTCTGTCCCACTGTGGGCTTGTCATAGAAGGGGAAGCTTTGATTCCTAGTTTGATTTGAGAGTGTTCCCAGGGGATTTTGGTAGATTTCCAGCAGGATTTTGcgtttttttcccagaaatttagtctttttcctaaaataccaggaatttttcccaaaatcccagtgtttttCCACAGAATTTCTGTTTCACCATGGGTGTATCATAGAGGAGGAAgttttggggtgctcagggtgAATTCAGAAGGATTATAAGATAGATTTTAGGGATATTTGTGGTcacattttggtgtttttttccctagaattccatttttttcccaaaatgccAGAATTCTCCCCCAGTCTCTGTCTCACCATGGGTTTGTCGTAGAAGGGGAAGCCCTGCATGGAGCGCAGGGCGTTGGTGGCGCTGCTCATCTCCTTGAAGATGACAAAGGCCTGGCCCCGCATGCGGAGACTGCGAGACACCAAAATGTCCAAAATCTGCCCAAACTGCGAGAAAATGGCGTAGAGGGACTTCTtcagctctggggacagagTGACAGCACGGTGACAATGGGGACAGCACACTGGCAATGGGGAAATCACGGTGACACACATGGGGACATCACGGTGACAGTGGGGATGCACAAGGCACAGCCTGAGCCCCTGGTGACATTCAGAgaccccccccagcccctcctcaccaTCCTTCTTGATCTTCTCGTTCAGGTTGTTGATGTAGATGGTGTGGTTGGGCCGGGGGtcctgcactgccatggccaggactcctctgtggggacaggagggctTTAGGGGGCATCTGGGACCCCTTCACCCCCTGACACCCCCTTTAGGTGCCCCCAGACCCACCTGAGATACCCCGCAAATTCCCCCCAGAGTCACCTCAGAACCCCTTAGATGCTCCGAATCCCCCTCAGAACCCCTCTAAACCCACCTGAGAACCCTCCAGACCCTCTCAAGCTCCTCCCCAAGCCCCTCAGACTCCCCAAAGGCCCCTCAGACTCCCTCACTCCCCGCAAACCGACCTCAGATCCCCCTATTTTCCCTTAACCACCCCTCCAAAATCGCCCATTTCTCCTCAGACTCACCTCAGATCCCCCTAACCAACCTCAGATCTCCCCATTCCTGCCCAGACTCACCTCagagccccccctccccctccaTTTCCCCCCAGTTCTACCTCAGACCCCACAAAAACTCCTCAAACCATCCAAAGCGCCCCCCAACAGCCTCGGACCACTCAATTCACCTACACCCACCTCAAATGCCCCTAACTCCTCTCAAATCCCCTTCAAACCGCCTCAATTCCCTTCACGTTCGCCCCAAATCCACCTCACACCCCACAAAAGCCCCTCAAACAACCCCAACTGCCCCCAAACGCATTCCCAACCCACCTCAGATACCCGTCTTTTGCCTGCAGTTTCCCCCCCGGACCAACCTGACATGCCACTAATTATCCCTCAGACCCCGCAAAAATCCCTCAGACCCGCCCAATTTCCCCCAAATCCGTCCCGCAGCAACCTCACACCTCCCACTTCCCCTCAGAGCCGCCTCAACCCCCACCTATTTCCCCCCAAAGCCATCTAAGACCACTCCATTCCGCTCATACCCCacctcagctccctcctcaGCCGTTCTCCCCTCACGACCGACTGCCACTGCCGCCACCGCGCCCGCCGCGTGCGCGGGCCCCTTCCAACCAATAGCGGCGCGGGCCCCTTCCAACCAATAGCGGCGCGATCCTCCCCAAACCAACCACTCATCGTGCGGCTCGACTCACAACGCCCGCCTCCCCCGCGCTGCTCCAGCCAATTAGAGGCGAGCCGGAAGTGGAGCCCTCTGACCCCGGGGTCGGGCTTGAAGCGGgcgctccctcctcctcctcctcctcctcctcctcctcctcctcctcctcctcctcctcctcctcctcctcctcctccgccgtCCCGCGCTCGGGCGGGTGCTCCGGGAGGCGCTGGGAGAGGACCGAGCgatcctggagctgctgaggcgGCCGGGATAGGTGGGGGATGGGAGATGTGGGGGGGGCTGGGGGTTCTAAGAGGGAATTGTGGGAGGTTCTTGGGGGGGTTCGGGTCCTGGGGAGGGGTATTTGGTGTGGGGAGGGGGATCCTGAGGGGTCCTGGAGGTGTCAGGGAGGCtctggggaggggggggggtCGTGGGAGGGtcttggggggttttggggaggggtcGTAGGAAGGTCTTGGGAGGGTCTGGGAGGTCCTGGGGTGTTGTGTGAGGGGTTTTGGGGGCCCTGCGGGGTCCTGGCTtggttttggggaggggtctgggggATCTGCGGATCATCCCTGAGGAGGATTGGCGAGGGCTCGGAGGGAAGGCTTTTGGGGGGACGGGGGGTCTTGGGAAGGCTCTGGGTGGGGCGGGGTCTCCGGGGAcatcctgggctgggcctgATTGGGGTCTGGGGGCTCTCAGGGGGTTCCTGGGGGTCTCAGGGGTTTCTGGGGGTATGGGGGACCTGGGGAGGGGTTAGGGGTCCAGGGTGGTCCTGGGCCAACCTTGGGGGGCTCTGGAAGGCTTTGGGGTTCCTGGAGGGGTGATTTGGGAAATCCTGGGGGAGATTTGGGGGTCCCAGGCCCACCCTGGACCGGGGTCTGGGTGTTTTGGGCAGAGGGGGCACAACAGGGGTTCCCAATCCCCGTTTTTATGCAGGTCTCCCATCGTTTCCCCTCCCCAAAAAGCTTCAAGGGCCCCCTGAAGTGGCTCCTGTTCCTCCAGCCAGTGCCCCCTTGATCCAAGACATCCCCCATGAGTCTGGGGgattttgtggggatttttgggCATTTGGGGGGGGCTTTTTTGGGCTTTGGGGGATTTTGTCGGGAGTTTAGGAGGAATTAGTGGGTTTTTGGAGAGAATTactgggttttggggggttttgtgggtttgggaggttttggattttgggggattatattggggttttggggggtttatAGAAATTTTGGGAAGTTTTTTTGAATTTTGGTGGGTTTTACTGAGATTTTGAGGTATTCTCTGGGTTTTTTGAAGAATTTATTGGGATTTTTAGAGGATTTTGTTTTTagtgggaatttgggggggcTTCAGGGTTGGGGGGCTTTATGGTTGCCCCTGGGTGTGGGGAAGGGCTTAGAGGCACCAAAACACTCTTAAAACCCCCAAAAGTTCCAATAAAACCCATAAAATCCCAATTAAATCTCACGAAATCCCCTTAGAACACCCTAGAATTTCAGTAAAAGCCCACACAATCTCTTGAAATCCCAACAAACCTCTCAAAACTCCAAttaaaccccaaaaatcccctaaaaATATCTCCAAACCCACAAAAGGTCCCACAAAATTCCCCCAAGATCCAAAGAAATCCTGGCAACACCCAAAAAGCCCcacaaaaacccaccaaaatctctccaaaaaccaaaaaaatcccaaatgaaCCCAAACCCTCAAAGAATCCCACTAAATGCCCCCCAAATTCTAATAAAATGCCCTCAACCTCCCTAAATATAATAAAACCATTAAAAACTCTAGACTCCAACAAAATCATAGTAAACCCCACTAAAATttaccaaaacccaaaaaaatctcaataaGCTCCCAAACCCCCCCTAGAAAACAACCCCGCAAAGCGCCAataaaatccccccaaatccaaACCCCTCGAAGTTCCTCAACTCACTGAAAACCCTGTAATTATCTTCAAAAAACCCAATAATTTCCCTTAAACTCCCAACAAAATTCCCCGAAGCTCAGAAGAGGCCAGTGTCCCCAGAAGCCCTCCTGAGAGCCATGGCCCCTGCCAGTCTCAACTCAGTCCCATCCAGGGGTGCAGCCAATCCTGGTGCCAATCCCAGTCTCGGCCCCAATCTCAGCCTGTTTGGGTGATTTTAGGCCAAACTGGACAGGTTTAGGGTGGGTTGCAGATCCTTTGGAGTGATTTCAAGCCTTGTAGTGTGGATTTTAGGCCTCTTTGAATGACTTTTAGGCTAAATCTTGTGGGTTTTAGAGTGGATTTTAGGTCCCTCGGGATGATTTTAGGCCCGTTTGTAAAGAGTTTAGGCCTGTTTGGATGATTTTAGGATAAACTGGGCAGTTTTAGTGTGGATTTTGGGACCCTTTGGCTGATTTTATGCCCATACTGGGTGAATTTTAATCCTGGGTGGGTGATTTTAGGTTCCTTGTTTTGGTGATTTTGGGCCCATTTAGTTAGATTTTTGGCTTCTTTAGTTAATTTTAGGTCAAATCAAGTCTTTTTAAGGTGATTTTAGGTCCTCTTGTGTTGGTTTCAGGCATGTTTGGGTGAATTTAGGTCCATGTGGGTGATTTTAGTAAAAAACAGGTGGATTTTAGGTGAATTTATACACATTTGGGTAATTTTAGGCAAAACCAGATACTTTCAGGGTGGATTTTAAGCCCATTTTGGAAATTCAGGGTGATTTTGGGCCATTTTGTGCAAACTACTTTGGGCAATTTTAGGCCCATTTGGTTGGATTTTAGACCCCGTTGGATAACTTGAATCCCATTTGGCTGATTTTAGGCCAAACTGGGTCCTTATAGGAGCGCGTGTCCCCTCTACCGCACCCCTTTTGCCTcacagtttggggtttgggaatgggggagagggagggaggaagaggtgGAGTGGCAGCAGGAAGCAACAGAGGAAGAGACAACGGGGGAATCTCATGGCCCTGGCAGTTCCTGAACTCGCTGCAGCCCCGGGACCATTGTTCCCCAtcctgcaggtgcctgggcagggggagctggctttggggttttttggggggatgtttgcagctggcagggctccaAAGCCGAGCCGTGGATGGCCCTCGGGGGGACATCGGGGGTCCCCGGGAGGTGTTTTGGGGGGTCCCGGTGTGGGTAGTGGCAGAGCCCTG carries:
- the SNRPA gene encoding U1 small nuclear ribonucleoprotein A, which produces MAVQDPRPNHTIYINNLNEKIKKDELKKSLYAIFSQFGQILDILVSRSLRMRGQAFVIFKEMSSATNALRSMQGFPFYDKPMRIQYAKTDSDIIAKMKGTFVERERDRDRERKRDKRKAKGGEAPGPKKSGAGAQGATQGAVPGMPPLAQPPRMLPHLGGQPPYIPPPGMIPAPGMAPNPGIPPGMAPQPGMAPIPTPQPLSENPPNHILFLTNLPEETNELMLSMLFNQFPGFKEVRLVPGRHDIAFVEFDTEVQAGAAREALQGFKITQSNAMKISFAKK